A single region of the Streptomyces caelestis genome encodes:
- a CDS encoding lysophospholipid acyltransferase family protein: MAELVYRPVVGFARTLFKAWDLKIDCQGSENIPRSGGAVLVSNHISYLDFVFNGLAALPQKRLVRFMAKESVFRHKISGPLMRGMKHIPVDRKQGEAAYAHALESLRSGEIVGVFPEATISQSFTLKSFKSGAARMAQEAGVPLIPMAVWGTQRLWTKGHPRNFKRSHIPITMRVGEAIEASRDKYAGAITRQLRERVQELLEAAQRAYPVRPKSPDDTWWMPAHLGGTAPTPEQVREADAH, encoded by the coding sequence ATGGCAGAGCTCGTCTACCGTCCAGTCGTCGGTTTCGCCCGCACGCTGTTCAAGGCGTGGGACCTCAAGATCGACTGTCAGGGTTCGGAGAACATCCCGCGCTCGGGCGGCGCCGTGCTGGTGAGCAACCACATCAGCTACCTGGACTTCGTCTTCAACGGCCTGGCCGCCCTGCCGCAGAAGCGTCTCGTGCGCTTCATGGCGAAGGAGTCCGTCTTCCGCCACAAGATCTCGGGCCCGCTGATGCGCGGGATGAAGCACATCCCCGTGGACCGCAAGCAGGGCGAGGCGGCGTACGCGCACGCCCTGGAATCGCTGCGGTCGGGCGAGATCGTCGGGGTCTTCCCGGAGGCGACCATCTCCCAGTCGTTCACGCTGAAGAGCTTCAAGTCGGGCGCCGCACGCATGGCTCAGGAAGCCGGTGTCCCGCTGATCCCGATGGCGGTGTGGGGTACGCAGCGGCTGTGGACCAAGGGCCACCCCCGCAACTTCAAGCGCAGCCACATCCCCATCACGATGCGGGTCGGCGAGGCGATCGAGGCCTCCCGTGACAAGTACGCGGGCGCGATCACCCGTCAGCTGCGCGAGCGCGTCCAGGAACTCCTAGAGGCCGCCCAGCGCGCCTATCCCGTACGCCCGAAGAGCCCGGACGACACCTGGTGGATGCCGGCCCACCTCGGCGGCACGGCCCCGACGCCGGAGCAGGTGCGGGAGGCGGACGCGCACTGA
- a CDS encoding threonine aldolase family protein → MNPPKTDARRHHDPEVRGFASDNYAGAHPEVLAALALANGGHEVAYGEDSYTENLQSVVRSHFGPTAEAFPVFNGTGANVVALQAVTDRWGAVICAESAHINVDECGAPERVGGLKLLTVPTPDGKLTPELIDRQAYGWDDEHRAMPQVVSITETTELGTVYTPDEIRALCEHAHAHGMKVHLDGSRLANAAATLDVPMRTLTNAAGVDILSLGGTKNGALFGEAVVVLNQDAVSHMKHLRKLSMQLASKMRFVSVQLEALLARDLWLRNARHSNEMAQRLAEGVRAVHGVEILHPVQSNAVFARLPHDVSERLQKRFRFYFWDEAAGDVRWMCAFDTTEDDVDAFVAALKEEMAR, encoded by the coding sequence GTGAACCCGCCGAAGACCGACGCCCGTCGCCATCACGACCCCGAGGTCCGCGGTTTCGCCAGCGACAACTACGCCGGCGCCCACCCGGAGGTGCTCGCCGCCCTGGCCCTGGCCAACGGCGGGCACGAGGTCGCGTACGGCGAGGACTCCTACACCGAGAACCTGCAGAGTGTCGTCCGCAGCCACTTCGGGCCGACGGCCGAGGCGTTCCCGGTCTTCAACGGCACCGGCGCCAACGTCGTCGCCCTCCAGGCGGTCACGGACCGCTGGGGCGCGGTGATCTGCGCCGAGAGCGCGCACATCAACGTCGACGAGTGCGGGGCGCCCGAGCGGGTCGGCGGCCTGAAACTGCTGACCGTGCCCACACCCGACGGCAAACTCACGCCCGAGCTGATCGACCGGCAGGCGTACGGCTGGGACGACGAGCACCGCGCGATGCCGCAGGTCGTCTCCATCACCGAGACCACCGAGCTGGGCACGGTCTACACACCCGACGAGATACGCGCCCTGTGCGAGCACGCCCACGCGCACGGCATGAAGGTGCACCTGGACGGCTCCCGGCTGGCCAACGCCGCCGCCACCCTGGACGTCCCGATGCGCACGCTCACCAACGCCGCCGGGGTCGACATCCTCTCCCTGGGCGGCACGAAGAACGGCGCCCTGTTCGGCGAGGCGGTCGTGGTCCTGAACCAGGACGCCGTCAGCCACATGAAGCACCTGCGCAAGCTGTCCATGCAGCTCGCCTCCAAGATGCGCTTCGTGTCGGTGCAGCTGGAGGCCCTGCTCGCCCGGGACCTGTGGCTGCGCAACGCCCGCCACTCCAACGAGATGGCCCAGCGCCTCGCCGAGGGCGTACGCGCCGTGCACGGCGTGGAGATCCTCCACCCGGTGCAGTCCAACGCGGTGTTCGCCCGCCTGCCGCACGACGTGAGCGAGCGCCTCCAGAAGCGGTTCCGCTTCTACTTCTGGGACGAGGCCGCGGGCGACGTCCGCTGGATGTGCGCCTTCGACACGACCGAGGACGACGTGGACGCGTTCGTGGCGGCACTGAAGGAGGAGATGGCCCGCTAG
- a CDS encoding serine/threonine-protein kinase, with the protein MSTGEYGQSDGDGRLLAGRYRVTAQLGRGGMGVVWKAVDEVLGREVAVKELRTYTDAAGPELAGLRLRMQREARAAARVRHTGVIAVHDIAEVDGRPLIVMELVDGPSLDDVLRDRGPLDAREAAGIGAKVMDALAAAHRVGVLHRDVKPGNILLDRSGRVVLTDFGIATMDDPGDGSATHLTRSGELVGSLDYLAPERAQGADPGPASDIWALGATLYAAVEGSSPFRRTSTFSTLTAIVTEPLPEPRRAGPLAPVLQQLLDKRPEGRPEADRAREMLQRLADTGGTDTPTSALRGPAASPRPPCPETERSVPSVPPGFGPAQHMQPGATGPQDAPGTPGSGTAAALGTTGTPGATASDAPGQPGAGSGPGSDGSAAGSQDSGSGSDGSGHSPHGTGPGSYGPSHGQQASGAASHGSGAGPHTAGPGPHDPGPGPHGPGPGPHGFGPAGPGSPAPGASAATGPMNSRATLRRKARVLLAAAAVTVVLAAAGATVALLTDSDSKDTGARTDAARADAAASAGESGRRDDGSNAPRPEGQGDEKGKAPSEKPGDEKKPEPTGRATTSAPAKSSGGTTGDMTGGTSGGTSAGGGTGGGSGDGGTTGGGGTTTEAPVCHAIGGGKYNCTVWKTADSYTASGTKVGVLKAGTNYFYCQQNLGRRETDGQWTNIWWARTDDDSGNTDVWVSDVYIKGGDNDAPVPGLPVC; encoded by the coding sequence GTGTCAACGGGGGAGTACGGGCAGTCGGACGGGGACGGTCGGCTGCTGGCAGGCCGTTATCGGGTCACGGCCCAGCTGGGGCGCGGCGGCATGGGCGTCGTCTGGAAAGCCGTCGACGAGGTCCTCGGCCGTGAGGTGGCGGTCAAGGAACTGCGCACCTACACCGACGCGGCGGGCCCCGAACTGGCCGGTCTGCGACTACGGATGCAGCGCGAGGCGCGTGCGGCGGCCCGGGTGCGCCACACCGGCGTCATCGCCGTGCACGACATCGCCGAGGTCGACGGCCGCCCGCTCATCGTCATGGAGCTGGTCGACGGGCCGTCCCTGGACGACGTCCTGCGCGACCGCGGCCCGCTGGACGCGCGCGAGGCGGCCGGGATCGGCGCCAAGGTCATGGACGCGCTGGCCGCCGCCCACCGCGTGGGCGTGCTGCACCGTGACGTGAAGCCCGGCAACATCCTGCTCGACCGCTCGGGCCGGGTCGTCCTCACCGACTTCGGCATCGCCACCATGGACGACCCGGGCGACGGCTCGGCCACGCACCTCACCCGCAGCGGCGAACTCGTCGGCTCCCTCGACTACCTGGCCCCCGAGCGGGCCCAAGGCGCCGACCCGGGCCCGGCATCCGACATCTGGGCCCTGGGCGCCACGCTGTACGCGGCCGTCGAGGGCTCCTCGCCGTTCCGCCGTACGTCCACGTTCTCGACGCTCACCGCGATCGTCACCGAGCCGCTGCCCGAGCCCCGGCGCGCCGGCCCCCTCGCCCCCGTCCTCCAGCAGCTGCTGGACAAGCGCCCCGAGGGCCGCCCGGAGGCCGACCGGGCTCGCGAGATGCTCCAGAGGCTGGCGGACACAGGCGGCACGGACACGCCGACGTCCGCATTGCGAGGCCCTGCGGCTTCGCCCCGGCCCCCGTGCCCCGAGACGGAGCGCAGTGTCCCGTCGGTGCCGCCGGGCTTCGGACCAGCACAGCACATGCAGCCGGGCGCCACCGGACCCCAGGATGCTCCGGGCACACCGGGCTCCGGCACGGCTGCCGCCCTCGGAACCACCGGCACCCCAGGAGCGACGGCCTCCGACGCACCAGGACAGCCCGGCGCGGGCTCGGGGCCCGGCTCGGATGGCTCGGCGGCCGGTTCGCAGGACTCGGGGTCCGGCTCGGATGGTTCGGGACACAGTCCACACGGCACAGGGCCGGGCTCGTACGGCCCGAGTCACGGCCAGCAGGCTTCAGGGGCCGCCTCGCACGGCTCGGGCGCTGGTCCGCACACCGCAGGCCCCGGCCCACATGACCCGGGCCCCGGACCGCACGGCCCGGGCCCCGGACCGCACGGCTTCGGGCCGGCCGGTCCGGGCAGCCCCGCCCCCGGTGCCTCCGCTGCCACAGGTCCGATGAACTCCCGCGCCACGCTTCGCCGGAAGGCCCGTGTCCTCCTCGCGGCCGCGGCCGTCACCGTCGTCCTCGCGGCGGCCGGTGCCACGGTCGCCCTGCTGACCGACTCCGACAGCAAGGACACGGGCGCGCGGACCGACGCCGCCCGTGCCGATGCCGCTGCCTCGGCGGGCGAGTCCGGTCGTAGAGATGACGGTTCGAACGCCCCCAGGCCCGAGGGACAGGGCGACGAGAAGGGCAAGGCTCCGTCGGAGAAGCCCGGGGACGAGAAGAAGCCGGAGCCCACCGGCCGGGCGACCACCTCGGCCCCCGCCAAGTCCTCCGGCGGCACCACCGGCGACATGACCGGAGGGACGTCGGGCGGCACCTCCGCAGGCGGCGGCACCGGCGGCGGTTCCGGCGACGGCGGTACGACAGGCGGCGGCGGAACCACCACCGAGGCACCCGTCTGCCACGCCATCGGCGGCGGCAAGTACAACTGCACGGTCTGGAAGACCGCGGACTCCTACACCGCCTCCGGCACCAAGGTCGGCGTCCTCAAGGCCGGCACCAACTACTTCTACTGCCAGCAGAACCTGGGCCGGCGGGAGACCGACGGCCAGTGGACCAACATCTGGTGGGCCAGGACCGACGACGACAGCGGCAACACGGACGTCTGGGTCAGCGACGTCTACATCAAGGGCGGCGACAACGACGCGCCCGTCCCCGGGCTCCCGGTCTGCTGA
- a CDS encoding transglutaminase-like domain-containing protein, giving the protein MQLIQETPDLSAYLAADEAIDHHHPLVRETAAKLAKGVANSYEYAQAAFEFVRDTIPHSQDSGDLRVTWRASDVLEQRTGICYAKAHALAALLRAEDIPTALCYQKLDVVHGLVAVRFNGAWHRQDPRGNKPGVDAQFSLDGERLAFTPDPATGEADCPVLYAAPHPVVLDTLKAAVDRPHLWRALPTAL; this is encoded by the coding sequence ATGCAGCTGATCCAGGAAACCCCGGACCTATCCGCCTACTTGGCCGCTGACGAGGCGATAGACCATCATCATCCGCTCGTGCGCGAGACAGCGGCCAAGCTGGCCAAGGGTGTGGCGAACTCGTATGAATATGCTCAGGCGGCGTTCGAGTTCGTGCGCGACACGATTCCGCACTCGCAGGATTCGGGCGATCTGCGCGTCACCTGGCGCGCCTCCGACGTGCTGGAACAGCGCACCGGCATCTGTTACGCCAAGGCCCACGCGCTCGCGGCGCTGCTACGGGCCGAGGACATCCCGACCGCTTTGTGTTACCAGAAGCTCGACGTGGTGCACGGTCTGGTCGCCGTGCGGTTCAACGGCGCATGGCACCGGCAGGACCCCCGGGGCAACAAGCCGGGCGTGGACGCGCAGTTCTCCCTCGACGGCGAGCGGCTCGCGTTCACGCCCGACCCGGCGACCGGTGAGGCGGACTGTCCGGTCCTGTATGCCGCACCTCACCCGGTCGTACTCGACACCCTCAAAGCGGCCGTCGACCGGCCCCACCTGTGGAGGGCACTCCCCACCGCACTGTGA
- a CDS encoding endonuclease/exonuclease/phosphatase family protein, with the protein MPNEVGVTRRHGLKAAAAAAIAGPLLTSAGPTQPASAGEHPGALNVMTFNVRFATVVDATPRWAVRRPVMRELLRRERPHVIGTQEGLYRQLRMIETDLGGHYDWIGTGRGGGSKDEFMAIFYDTRRLDPIEFDHFWLSDTPNTIASNTWGADWLRMVTWVRFADLADGGREFYVLNTHLDSVSQYARERSAGLIGETIAGWDRSLPVIVTGDFNAAAHDNRVYDLMLDIGLVDAWDAAASRSPAYGTHHGYRGPKPGGRRIDWILTTPGVTTHWAGMNTFSVDGTYPSDHLPVQASMTLG; encoded by the coding sequence GTGCCGAACGAGGTCGGAGTGACGCGCCGCCACGGGCTCAAGGCGGCTGCGGCCGCCGCCATCGCTGGACCGCTGCTCACCAGCGCAGGCCCCACACAGCCCGCTTCCGCCGGCGAGCACCCAGGTGCCCTGAACGTCATGACGTTCAACGTGCGCTTCGCGACCGTCGTCGACGCGACACCGCGCTGGGCCGTGCGCCGACCGGTGATGCGAGAACTGCTGCGCCGCGAGCGACCCCACGTCATCGGCACCCAGGAAGGGCTCTACCGGCAGCTGCGCATGATCGAGACAGATCTCGGCGGGCACTACGACTGGATCGGCACCGGACGTGGGGGCGGCAGCAAGGACGAGTTCATGGCGATCTTCTACGACACGCGCAGACTCGACCCGATCGAGTTCGATCACTTCTGGCTGTCCGACACCCCGAACACGATCGCCTCGAACACCTGGGGCGCGGACTGGCTGCGCATGGTGACCTGGGTCCGTTTCGCCGACCTCGCCGACGGGGGACGGGAGTTCTACGTCCTCAACACCCACCTGGACAGCGTCAGCCAGTACGCCCGGGAACGCTCGGCGGGGCTCATCGGCGAGACGATCGCCGGGTGGGACCGGTCGTTACCGGTCATCGTCACCGGCGACTTCAACGCGGCCGCCCACGACAACCGGGTGTACGACCTCATGCTGGACATCGGACTGGTGGACGCCTGGGACGCGGCGGCCTCGCGGAGTCCGGCGTATGGGACGCACCACGGCTACCGAGGGCCCAAGCCCGGCGGGCGGCGCATCGACTGGATCCTCACGACGCCCGGGGTGACCACGCACTGGGCCGGGATGAACACCTTCTCCGTGGACGGGACGTACCCGAGCGACCACCTGCCGGTGCAGGCCTCGATGACCCTGGGATGA
- a CDS encoding SDR family oxidoreductase, with translation MAGNGALSGAVIAVAGAGGPAGRAALLKLAEAGATVIGSDNDPERLAEAVDAASYATGGATVTGDTVDLLDLRATHDWATRIEKDFGRVDGLVHLVGGWRGSETFTRTSLDDWDFLEMLLVRTVQHTSLAFHEALQRSDRGRYVLISAAGASKPTAGNAAYAAAKAAAEAWTLAMADYFRKAGGPEGPTSAAAILVVKALVHDAMRAERPNAKFAGFTDVKDLAEAVTEVWKKPAAEVNGNRLWLTDKP, from the coding sequence ATGGCGGGGAACGGGGCGCTCAGCGGTGCGGTGATCGCGGTGGCCGGAGCGGGCGGACCCGCGGGCCGGGCCGCGCTGCTCAAACTGGCCGAGGCGGGGGCCACCGTCATCGGCTCGGACAACGACCCGGAGCGGCTGGCGGAGGCGGTGGACGCGGCGAGTTACGCGACCGGCGGCGCCACCGTCACCGGTGACACGGTCGACCTGCTCGACCTGCGGGCGACTCACGACTGGGCCACCCGCATCGAGAAGGACTTCGGCCGTGTCGACGGCCTGGTCCATCTCGTCGGCGGCTGGCGCGGCAGCGAGACCTTCACCAGGACCAGCCTCGACGACTGGGACTTCCTGGAGATGCTGCTCGTCCGCACCGTGCAGCACACCTCCCTCGCCTTCCACGAGGCGCTCCAGCGCAGCGACCGCGGCCGGTACGTGCTGATCAGCGCGGCGGGTGCCAGCAAGCCCACCGCGGGCAACGCCGCCTACGCCGCCGCCAAGGCCGCCGCCGAGGCGTGGACGCTGGCCATGGCCGACTACTTCCGCAAGGCCGGGGGCCCCGAGGGCCCGACCTCGGCGGCTGCCATCCTGGTGGTGAAGGCACTGGTGCACGACGCGATGCGCGCCGAGCGACCCAACGCGAAGTTCGCGGGCTTCACGGACGTCAAGGACCTGGCCGAGGCCGTCACCGAGGTCTGGAAGAAGCCCGCCGCCGAAGTGAACGGAAACCGTCTGTGGCTCACCGACAAGCCGTGA
- a CDS encoding electron transfer flavoprotein subunit alpha/FixB family protein has translation MAEVLVYVDHVDGAVRKPTLELLTLARRIGEPVAVALGNGAGDTAAALAEHGAVKVLTHEASEYADYLVVPKVDALQAAVEAVSPAAVLVPSSAEGKEIAARLALRLGSGIITDAVDLEAGDEGPVATQSVFAASFTTKSRISKGTPVITVKPNSAAVEAAPAAGAVEALSVSFSAQATGTKVTGRTPRESTGRPELTEAAIVVSGGRGVNGAENFGLIEALADSLGAAVGASRAAVDAGWYPHTNQVGQTGKSVSPQLYIASGISGAIQHRAGMQTSKTIVAINKDAEAPIFDLVDYGVVGDLFDVVPALTEEIKTRKG, from the coding sequence ATGGCTGAAGTTCTCGTCTACGTCGACCACGTGGACGGTGCCGTCCGCAAGCCCACCCTGGAGCTGCTGACCCTGGCCCGCCGCATCGGCGAGCCGGTCGCCGTCGCGCTGGGCAACGGTGCCGGTGACACCGCCGCCGCGCTCGCCGAGCACGGCGCGGTGAAGGTGCTCACGCATGAGGCGTCCGAGTACGCCGACTACCTGGTCGTGCCGAAGGTGGACGCGCTGCAGGCCGCGGTCGAGGCCGTGTCCCCGGCGGCCGTGCTGGTGCCGTCCTCCGCGGAGGGCAAGGAGATCGCCGCCCGTCTGGCGCTGCGTCTGGGCTCGGGCATCATCACCGACGCCGTCGACCTGGAGGCCGGCGACGAGGGCCCGGTGGCCACCCAGTCGGTGTTCGCCGCGTCCTTCACCACCAAGTCCCGTATCTCCAAGGGCACGCCGGTCATCACGGTCAAGCCCAACAGCGCGGCCGTCGAGGCGGCTCCGGCCGCCGGTGCGGTCGAGGCGCTGTCCGTGTCCTTCTCCGCCCAGGCCACCGGCACGAAGGTCACCGGCCGTACGCCGCGTGAGTCGACCGGGCGTCCGGAGCTGACCGAGGCCGCGATCGTGGTCTCCGGTGGCCGTGGTGTCAACGGCGCGGAGAACTTCGGACTCATCGAGGCACTCGCCGACTCGCTCGGCGCGGCTGTGGGCGCCTCGCGTGCCGCGGTGGACGCCGGCTGGTACCCGCACACCAACCAGGTCGGCCAGACCGGCAAGAGCGTGTCCCCGCAGCTGTACATCGCCTCCGGCATCTCCGGCGCGATCCAGCACCGCGCGGGTATGCAGACCTCGAAGACGATCGTGGCGATCAACAAGGACGCCGAGGCCCCGATCTTCGATCTCGTCGACTACGGCGTCGTCGGCGACCTCTTCGACGTCGTCCCGGCCCTGACCGAGGAGATCAAGACCCGCAAGGGCTGA
- a CDS encoding DUF6986 family protein: MGQGRQEKVATSLAGAVSEEISASLAPVDAELERRYPGDPGTRQPVHTVYVPGDAFAADTIRAWGDRALAALDEHAPDAASFAAVLGLADELAEPVHARVRAKLEREPIEDLRVDFEDGYGNRPDAEEDEAAARAARLIAEAYEEGTAAPCMGIRMKCMEAPVRARGIRTLDIFLTGLMEAGGLPDGLVLTLPKVTYAEQVTAMARLLDAFEKTHGLEPGRIGFEIQIETSQAILAADGSATVARMIQAAEGRATGLHYGTFDYSACLGVSAAHQASDHPAADHAKAVMQVAAAGTGVRVSDGSTNVLPIGPTEKVHAAWRLHYGLTRRALARAYYQGWDMHPGHIPTRYAAVFAFYREGFEQAAARLARYANRTGGDVMDEPATAKALSGYLLRGLDCGALDIGEVARLTGLTRADLESFAVPRRGDLTASA, from the coding sequence ATGGGTCAGGGCCGGCAGGAGAAGGTGGCGACGAGCCTCGCGGGCGCCGTCAGCGAGGAGATCAGCGCCTCCCTCGCGCCCGTCGACGCCGAACTGGAGCGCCGCTACCCCGGAGACCCCGGCACCCGACAGCCCGTCCACACCGTCTACGTACCCGGCGACGCCTTCGCCGCCGACACGATCCGCGCCTGGGGCGACCGGGCCCTCGCCGCCCTCGACGAACACGCCCCGGACGCCGCGTCCTTCGCCGCCGTCCTCGGCCTGGCCGACGAACTCGCCGAGCCCGTCCACGCGCGCGTGCGCGCCAAGCTGGAGCGCGAGCCGATCGAGGACCTGCGCGTCGACTTCGAGGACGGCTACGGCAACCGCCCCGACGCAGAGGAGGACGAGGCCGCCGCCCGCGCCGCCCGGCTGATCGCCGAGGCCTACGAGGAGGGCACCGCCGCCCCCTGCATGGGCATCCGCATGAAGTGCATGGAAGCGCCCGTACGTGCCCGGGGCATCCGCACCCTCGACATCTTCCTCACCGGCCTGATGGAGGCCGGCGGCCTGCCCGACGGGCTGGTCCTCACCCTGCCCAAGGTGACCTACGCCGAGCAGGTCACCGCCATGGCGCGCCTGCTGGACGCCTTCGAGAAGACGCACGGGCTGGAGCCCGGCCGGATCGGCTTCGAGATCCAGATCGAGACGAGCCAGGCCATCCTCGCCGCCGACGGCTCCGCCACCGTCGCCCGCATGATCCAGGCCGCCGAGGGCCGCGCCACCGGGCTGCACTACGGCACCTTCGACTACAGCGCCTGCCTCGGCGTCTCCGCCGCCCACCAGGCCAGTGACCACCCGGCCGCCGACCACGCCAAGGCCGTCATGCAGGTCGCCGCGGCCGGCACCGGCGTCCGCGTCTCGGACGGCTCCACCAACGTCCTGCCCATCGGCCCGACCGAGAAGGTGCACGCCGCCTGGCGCCTGCACTACGGCCTCACCCGCCGCGCCCTGGCCCGTGCCTACTACCAGGGCTGGGACATGCACCCCGGCCACATCCCCACCCGCTACGCGGCCGTCTTCGCCTTCTACCGCGAGGGCTTCGAACAGGCCGCCGCCCGTCTCGCCCGCTACGCCAACCGCACCGGCGGCGACGTCATGGACGAACCCGCCACCGCCAAGGCCCTCAGCGGCTACCTGCTGCGCGGCCTGGACTGCGGCGCCCTGGACATCGGTGAGGTCGCCCGGCTGACCGGCCTGACCCGCGCCGACCTGGAGAGCTTCGCGGTGCCCCGGCGGGGGGACCTGACGGCGTCCGCCTGA
- a CDS encoding thioredoxin family protein produces the protein MTGLVVCVLVLAAASAYGVLQRRRSGRVRVRGRDDGKRLEAAELGAELGERATLVQFSSAFCAPCRATRRVLGEVAGMVPGVTHVEIDAEAHLDLVRRLDILKTPTVLVLDADGRVVRRATGQPRKADVIAALGEAV, from the coding sequence ATGACCGGACTGGTGGTGTGCGTGCTGGTGCTCGCGGCGGCGAGCGCCTACGGAGTGCTGCAACGGCGGCGGAGCGGGAGAGTGCGGGTGCGCGGGCGGGACGACGGCAAGCGGCTGGAGGCGGCCGAGCTGGGGGCGGAACTGGGCGAGCGGGCCACCCTCGTGCAGTTCTCCAGCGCGTTCTGCGCACCCTGCCGGGCGACCCGGCGGGTCCTCGGCGAGGTCGCCGGCATGGTCCCGGGTGTGACCCACGTCGAGATCGACGCCGAGGCGCACCTGGACCTCGTACGACGGCTGGACATCCTCAAGACCCCGACCGTGCTGGTCCTCGACGCCGACGGCCGGGTGGTGCGGCGGGCCACCGGCCAGCCGCGCAAGGCGGATGTGATCGCCGCGCTGGGGGAGGCGGTGTGA
- a CDS encoding flavin reductase family protein: MPADLLATPDLLRSVFRRHAAGIAVITARGDAGPVGFTATSLASVSAEPPLLSFGVGTGSSSWPAIAAAGHVGVHILGEHQQELAATFARSGADRFGPPTAWREGPEGVPVLDGVLAWLVGRIVARVPAGDHRIVIAEVVHGDPAGTGRPLLYHQGRFNRLHD, from the coding sequence ATGCCTGCGGACCTTCTCGCCACGCCCGACCTCCTGCGCTCGGTCTTCCGGCGGCACGCGGCGGGGATCGCCGTGATCACCGCCCGTGGCGACGCCGGTCCGGTGGGCTTCACCGCCACCTCCCTCGCCTCCGTCTCCGCCGAGCCGCCCCTGCTGTCCTTCGGTGTCGGCACCGGATCCTCCAGCTGGCCCGCGATCGCGGCGGCCGGGCATGTCGGCGTCCACATCCTCGGCGAGCACCAGCAGGAGCTGGCCGCCACCTTCGCCCGCAGCGGAGCCGACCGCTTCGGCCCGCCCACCGCCTGGCGGGAGGGGCCCGAGGGTGTCCCGGTGCTCGACGGCGTGCTGGCCTGGCTGGTCGGCCGGATCGTCGCCCGCGTGCCCGCCGGGGACCACCGGATCGTGATCGCGGAGGTGGTGCACGGCGACCCCGCGGGCACCGGCCGGCCGCTCCTCTACCACCAGGGACGTTTCAACCGCCTGCACGACTGA
- a CDS encoding electron transfer flavoprotein subunit beta/FixA family protein: MSLRIVVTVKYVPDATGDRHFADDLTVDRDDVDGLLSELDEYAVEQALQISENSDDDVEITVLTVGPEDAKDALRKALSMGADKAIHVEDDDIHGTDAIGTSLILAKAIEKAGYDLVVSGMASTDGTMGVVPALLAERLGVPQVTLLSEVSVEDGTVKGRRDGDAASENLEASLPAVVSVTDQSGEARYPSFKGIMAAKKKPVQSWDLSDLDIEAEEVGLEGSYTTVENAAERPARTAGTIVKDEGEGGKQLAEFLAGQKFI, encoded by the coding sequence GTGAGCTTGAGGATCGTTGTCACTGTGAAGTACGTGCCCGACGCCACTGGCGACCGGCACTTCGCCGATGACCTGACCGTCGACCGGGACGACGTGGACGGTCTGCTCTCCGAGCTCGACGAGTACGCGGTCGAGCAGGCGCTGCAGATCTCCGAGAACTCCGACGACGACGTGGAGATCACCGTCCTGACGGTGGGCCCCGAGGACGCCAAGGACGCCCTGCGCAAGGCGCTGTCCATGGGCGCCGACAAGGCGATCCATGTCGAGGACGACGACATCCACGGCACCGACGCCATCGGCACCTCCCTGATCCTGGCCAAGGCCATCGAGAAGGCCGGCTATGACCTGGTGGTCTCCGGTATGGCCTCCACCGACGGCACCATGGGTGTCGTGCCCGCGCTGCTCGCCGAGCGTCTGGGTGTGCCGCAGGTGACCCTGCTGTCCGAGGTGTCGGTCGAGGACGGCACGGTCAAGGGCCGCCGCGACGGTGACGCCGCTTCCGAGAACCTTGAGGCCTCCCTGCCGGCGGTCGTGTCGGTCACCGACCAGTCGGGCGAGGCGCGTTACCCGTCCTTCAAGGGCATCATGGCGGCCAAGAAGAAGCCGGTTCAGTCCTGGGACCTGTCCGACCTCGACATCGAGGCGGAGGAGGTCGGCCTGGAGGGCTCCTACACCACGGTCGAGAACGCGGCCGAGCGTCCGGCCCGTACCGCGGGCACGATCGTCAAGGACGAGGGCGAGGGCGGCAAGCAGCTCGCTGAGTTCCTCGCGGGCCAGAAGTTCATCTGA
- a CDS encoding DUF4395 domain-containing protein, producing the protein MDIDVRGPRFGAAVTTVVLAIVLVTGSAWLLAWQTLAFLLGAAGGVARSPYGLLFRKAVRPRLGPPTGFEAPEPPRFAQAVGLVFAGLGLVAYTLGSGWLGLAATGAALAAAFLNAVFGYCLGCEMYLLMRRVTVRAE; encoded by the coding sequence ATGGACATCGATGTGAGAGGGCCGCGTTTCGGCGCGGCCGTGACGACCGTCGTCCTGGCGATCGTTCTGGTCACGGGGAGCGCGTGGCTGCTGGCCTGGCAGACGCTGGCGTTCCTGCTGGGCGCGGCCGGTGGGGTGGCCCGATCGCCCTACGGCCTGCTGTTCCGGAAGGCCGTCCGACCGCGGCTCGGGCCGCCGACCGGGTTCGAGGCGCCCGAACCCCCACGTTTCGCCCAGGCGGTGGGGCTCGTTTTCGCCGGGCTGGGGCTCGTCGCCTACACGCTGGGATCCGGCTGGCTGGGCCTCGCGGCGACCGGCGCCGCGCTCGCGGCCGCCTTTCTGAACGCCGTCTTCGGGTACTGCCTGGGGTGCGAGATGTACCTGCTCATGCGGCGGGTGACGGTACGCGCGGAGTAA